From Polaribacter butkevichii, a single genomic window includes:
- a CDS encoding M48 family metallopeptidase — protein sequence MKKIVVLVLTVFLFVECSTVPITGRSRVNFVSDAQVLPSSFAQYSSFLKENKLSTNREMSNEIKNVGKNISAAVDRFMRANNMVAEADSYRWEFNLVEDETVNAWCMPGGKVVFYTGIMPICANEDGVAAVMGHEVAHAFAKHGQERMSQGQLQQLGGVAVALGTSGKSSESQQLWNTAFGIGSGLGMLKFSRVHEQEADRLGLVFMIMAGYDGREAAEVWVRMSEKSGGSSQPEMLSTHPSNESRIQDLKNYLPTAKKYAAQYNAKVKN from the coding sequence ATGAAAAAAATAGTTGTTTTAGTTTTAACCGTTTTTCTTTTTGTAGAATGTAGTACGGTGCCAATTACAGGTAGAAGTCGTGTTAATTTTGTAAGTGATGCACAAGTGTTGCCGTCGAGTTTTGCACAATATAGTAGCTTTTTAAAAGAAAATAAATTATCTACAAATAGAGAGATGTCTAATGAGATTAAAAATGTAGGTAAAAATATTTCTGCAGCTGTAGATCGTTTTATGCGAGCAAATAATATGGTTGCCGAAGCAGATTCTTATAGATGGGAATTTAACTTGGTAGAAGATGAAACCGTAAATGCTTGGTGTATGCCAGGAGGTAAAGTTGTTTTTTATACAGGGATAATGCCTATTTGTGCAAATGAAGATGGAGTTGCAGCGGTTATGGGGCATGAAGTAGCGCATGCTTTTGCTAAACACGGACAAGAAAGAATGTCTCAAGGGCAATTACAACAACTAGGAGGAGTGGCTGTTGCTTTAGGTACTTCAGGAAAAAGTAGTGAATCGCAACAATTATGGAATACTGCCTTTGGTATTGGTTCTGGTTTAGGGATGTTAAAGTTTAGTAGAGTACATGAGCAAGAAGCAGATAGACTAGGTTTGGTTTTTATGATTATGGCTGGTTACGATGGTAGAGAAGCTGCAGAGGTTTGGGTTAGAATGAGCGAGAAATCTGGAGGAAGTTCTCAACCAGAAATGTTAAGTACGCATCCATCTAACGAATCTAGAATTCAAGATTTAAAAAATTATTTACCAACTGCAAAAAAATATGCAGCACAATATAATGCCAAGGTAAAGAATTAA
- a CDS encoding MFS transporter, which yields MLKIGDKKLINAWAFYDWANSVYSLVISTAVFPIYYAGLTASEGFANADGKITFLGTLWTPTTLYNYALAFSFLVVACISPMLSGIADFAGNKKKFLKGFCLLGSLSVMCLFFFTGKETLWVGIVFTILASIGFWGSIVFYNAFLPEVAHPEQQDNVSAKGFMLGYSGSILLLLLCLVLIETEVFGYYDKQFGSQLSFVLVGLWWLGFAQITYAKLPDSEKTSLPKGNYFIKGIQEIKKVAKELFAYRELKLFLISFFLLSIGVQTIILMAGIFGTILGLETLNLIATILLVQFVGIFGAFLFSRLSNKIGNIKTLKIAIAIWGLVCFIGFNLTKDTPNIEMYFYILGSLIGLVMGAIQSLARSTYSKLLPKTEDHASYFSFFDVTEKIALVIGMVTFGVLNSMISIQSSVLALAIFFLAAFIVLSSIKKTKYVQ from the coding sequence ATGTTAAAAATTGGAGATAAAAAATTAATTAATGCGTGGGCTTTTTACGATTGGGCAAATTCAGTGTATTCTTTAGTGATTAGTACCGCTGTTTTTCCTATTTATTACGCTGGTTTAACTGCCTCTGAAGGGTTTGCAAATGCTGATGGAAAAATCACTTTTTTGGGTACTTTATGGACGCCAACAACCTTGTATAATTATGCCTTGGCTTTTTCTTTTTTGGTAGTAGCTTGTATTTCGCCAATGCTTTCTGGTATAGCAGATTTTGCAGGGAATAAAAAGAAATTCTTAAAAGGATTTTGCCTTTTAGGTTCGTTATCTGTAATGTGTTTGTTCTTTTTTACAGGTAAAGAAACATTATGGGTTGGTATTGTTTTTACCATTTTAGCAAGTATTGGTTTTTGGGGAAGCATTGTTTTTTACAATGCATTTTTACCAGAAGTAGCGCATCCAGAACAACAAGATAATGTAAGTGCCAAAGGTTTTATGTTAGGCTATTCTGGGTCTATCTTATTACTACTTTTATGTTTGGTTTTAATAGAAACCGAAGTTTTTGGTTATTATGACAAACAATTTGGATCTCAATTATCATTTGTATTAGTAGGTTTGTGGTGGTTAGGTTTTGCACAAATAACGTACGCCAAATTACCTGATTCTGAAAAAACATCATTGCCAAAAGGAAATTATTTTATTAAAGGAATTCAAGAAATAAAGAAAGTTGCAAAAGAATTATTTGCTTATAGAGAGTTGAAATTGTTTTTAATTTCCTTTTTTTTATTAAGTATCGGTGTACAAACTATTATATTAATGGCAGGTATTTTCGGAACAATTTTAGGTTTAGAAACTTTAAATTTAATAGCTACAATTTTGTTAGTGCAGTTTGTAGGTATATTTGGAGCATTTTTATTTTCTAGATTATCTAATAAAATAGGGAATATTAAAACCTTAAAAATAGCAATAGCTATTTGGGGATTGGTTTGTTTTATTGGTTTTAACTTAACAAAAGATACGCCAAATATAGAAATGTATTTTTATATTTTGGGTTCTTTAATAGGTTTGGTAATGGGAGCAATTCAGTCTTTAGCAAGGTCTACGTACTCTAAATTATTGCCTAAAACAGAAGATCATGCTTCTTATTTTAGCTTTTTTGATGTAACTGAAAAAATAGCTCTCGTTATAGGTATGGTTACTTTTGGCGTATTAAATTCTATGATTTCTATACAAAGTAGTGTGTTGGCATTAGCTATTTTCTTTTTAGCTGCTTTTATTGTTTTAAGTAGTATAAAGAAAACAAAATATGTGCAATAA
- the msrB gene encoding peptide-methionine (R)-S-oxide reductase MsrB: MKNIFSLLTLLFLINCTSKAQTSSKEKKTYTIEKTDVEWKKLLTPIQYYVLREAGTERAFSSALNNNKMKGTYVCAACKTPLYKSKYKYDSGSGWPSFDRAIKKNVELDVDFKIGYARTELKCNTCGGHLGHSFNDGPKNTTGKRHCINGAALEFIEQK, encoded by the coding sequence ATGAAAAATATTTTCTCTTTACTAACGCTTCTTTTTTTGATAAACTGTACTAGTAAGGCACAAACCTCATCCAAAGAAAAAAAAACATATACTATTGAAAAAACAGATGTAGAATGGAAAAAACTTTTAACTCCGATACAATATTATGTTTTACGAGAAGCGGGTACAGAAAGAGCTTTTTCTAGCGCTCTTAATAACAACAAAATGAAAGGTACTTATGTTTGTGCTGCTTGTAAAACTCCATTATATAAATCTAAATATAAATATGATTCTGGTTCTGGTTGGCCTTCTTTTGATAGAGCTATCAAAAAAAATGTAGAACTAGATGTTGACTTTAAAATTGGCTATGCAAGAACAGAATTAAAATGCAATACTTGCGGCGGTCATTTAGGTCATTCGTTTAATGATGGACCAAAAAACACTACAGGAAAACGTCATTGTATTAATGGCGCTGCATTAGAATTTATTGAACAGAAATAA
- a CDS encoding T9SS type A sorting domain-containing protein yields the protein MKKIICFLLFLNSCFAFSQQPTNKKYSLIKSTITTVGSSTVYNKNYSVQQSIGQSSIIGKKNTGTTTVQQGFLNHVKIFTINNSDIEIIDESLNLVISPNPFIDHIKINFTRETKHNIHIFIYDTNGKVLFSKKYNPTDSIHIPMKYYTIGTYLIRIQSGKDKFTRKILKTE from the coding sequence TTGAAAAAAATTATTTGTTTTTTACTATTTTTAAACAGTTGTTTTGCCTTTTCTCAGCAACCAACAAATAAGAAATATTCTCTAATAAAATCTACAATTACTACGGTAGGATCTTCTACGGTATACAATAAAAACTACAGTGTACAACAAAGTATAGGGCAATCTAGCATCATTGGTAAAAAAAACACTGGTACAACAACTGTACAACAAGGTTTTTTAAATCATGTTAAAATATTTACAATCAACAACTCTGATATAGAAATTATTGATGAATCACTAAATTTAGTGATTTCACCAAACCCTTTTATAGATCACATAAAAATAAATTTTACTAGAGAAACAAAACATAACATTCATATATTTATTTATGATACAAATGGTAAAGTTTTATTTTCTAAAAAATATAACCCAACAGACAGTATACATATTCCAATGAAATACTATACTATTGGTACTTATTTAATACGTATACAAAGTGGTAAAGACAAGTTTACACGAAAAATTCTAAAAACAGAATAA